TTCGGGTGAGTTAAGACTAACAAGGTCGTGTTTTATTAATCTAAAGGAGGTAGATATGACAAACTCAGAAATAAAGGAGCAGCTAGACCGCATTGAGCAGTATTCGATGATTGCCGCCAAATCAATGCTCAACATCAAGGAAGCTGCATTCATCCTTGGCATGAGCGTGGAAGGAGTCAGGATGAACGTCAGGAAACGCATCATCCCCTGCTATAAGCCAAATGAGAACCGACTCTACTTCAAAAAGTGTGAGTTGGAAGACTGGATGATGCAGAACCGATGCAAAAGTATGGCTGAGATAGAATCTGAGGCCGCAGCCTATTGTGTAACTCATTAAGCTG
The Segatella copri DNA segment above includes these coding regions:
- a CDS encoding helix-turn-helix domain-containing protein, which codes for MTNSEIKEQLDRIEQYSMIAAKSMLNIKEAAFILGMSVEGVRMNVRKRIIPCYKPNENRLYFKKCELEDWMMQNRCKSMAEIESEAAAYCVTH